From Amycolatopsis sp. WQ 127309:
GAGATCTCGCCTGGGCCGTCGGTCGAGACCGACGAGGAGATCCTGGACTGGGTCGCGAAGGACGCCGAGACGGCGCTGCACCCGTCGTGCACGGCCAAGATGGGCGTGGACGAGGGGGCCGTCGTCGACCCGCAGACGATGCGGGTGCACGGCACCGAGGGCCTGCGCGTGGTCGACGCGTCGGTCATGCCCTACATCCCCAACGGCAACATCTACGCGCCGGTGATGATGACCGCGGAGAAGGCCGCGGACCTGATCCTCGGCAACACCCCGCTGGCCCCGCTCAAGCAGCCGTTCTACCGCCACGGCGAGAACTAGCCCGGACGTCGCAGCGCCCGTACCACCATCCCCGGTACGGGCGCTTCGCGGTGCCCGGATTATCCGTTAGCGGGTAACGGAAACTACCGGGGCGTACCCCCTTGACGACGCCCTTCGGCGAATTCACACTTGTTGCGGATCACAGTCGATGTTCCTCAATGCGCAACAGTTAGCGGAGGCGTCATGATTCGCGCGTGCACCGTCGACGAGCTGCCCCCGGGTGAGTCCGTCCGGATCCCGGGGTCTCCCGCCATCGCGGTGTTCCACACCGAGGACGGCGAGCTGTACGCCATCGACGACACGTGCACCCACCAGGACGCCTCGCTGGCCGACGGCTGGCTCGAAGGCTGCTTCGTCGAGTGCCCGCTGCACGCGGCGCTGTTCGACCTGCGCACGGGCGTGCCGAGCTGCCTGCCCGCGAAGGAACCGGTGCGGACGTACACCGTGCTGGTCGACGACGGCGTCATCTACGTCCAGGGTGTGGCCCGCGAGGACGCCGCGTGAAGCGCGTAGCGGTCGTCGGCGCTTCGCTGGCCGGGGTCCGCGCCGCGCAGGAGCTGCGCGCGCAGGGCTACGACGGCGGCGTGGTGCTGATCGGCGAAGAGGCGCACCTGCCGTACGACCGGCCGCCGCTGTCCAAGGGTTTCCTGGCCGGAACGACCTCCCGCGCCGCGCTGGAGCTGCTCGACGCCGGCGACCTCGCGTCGCTGGCCCTGGACTTCCGCCTGGGCGTCCGGGCGACGTCGCTGGACCCGGCCGCCCGCCG
This genomic window contains:
- a CDS encoding bifunctional 3-phenylpropionate/cinnamic acid dioxygenase ferredoxin subunit, yielding MIRACTVDELPPGESVRIPGSPAIAVFHTEDGELYAIDDTCTHQDASLADGWLEGCFVECPLHAALFDLRTGVPSCLPAKEPVRTYTVLVDDGVIYVQGVAREDAA